Part of the Microbacterium immunditiarum genome is shown below.
ATCCCGCGGTGGGGCCCGGTGGGTTGCACGGCGGTGTCGCCGTCGCGCAGCGCCGACAGCACGTCCTCGAGCACCGGTGCGGGGAACGGGTTCTCGACCCGCTCGTCCGGGATCCGGCCGGGCGCCGGCGCGACGGAGGGCGGTGCGCCCGCGGCATCCGTGATGCTCACGATCTCGACGTCGATCACCGTCCCGACGTCGAGATCCGGGAAGCTCTCGTTCGTCTGCGCCACGCCTCGTGCCCTTCGCCGTCGATCGTCTACACGGTCGCAGAGCGGTGGGCGCGGTGTCAACGAGCGGGGGAGCGTCGCCCGCGCTGGACTTTCGGTCGCCACGCCGCATGATGGACGAAGCACCTCACCGACGAGAGGCAGTGCACGTGACGAAACCCCGGCGACTCGCGCCCCTCGGCGTGGCCGCGGCCCTGGCGGTCGCCCTCACGGCCTGCACGGCCGACGCGGAGCCGCCCACGCCGGTGTCGACGGTCCCCGTGATCCAGCCGGGTGCGCCCGGCGAGCCGAACCGCACTCTCTCTCCCGAAGAGGCGGCCGAGGCGCAGCACAGCCTGCCGTACGGGGAGGCGGACGTGCTCTTCGTGCGCGACATGCTCCACCACCACGCGCAGGCGCTCGTGATGACCGGCTACGTCCCCGATCGCACGACCGATCGCGACATCCGCCTGCTCGCCGAGCGCATGGAGGTCAGCCAGACCGACGAGATCGCACAGCTCGAGAAGTGGCTGCGCGATCGCGCCGAGCCGATACGCGATCCGGATGCCGCGCACGACGCGCACGCCGACATGCC
Proteins encoded:
- a CDS encoding DUF305 domain-containing protein, coding for MTKPRRLAPLGVAAALAVALTACTADAEPPTPVSTVPVIQPGAPGEPNRTLSPEEAAEAQHSLPYGEADVLFVRDMLHHHAQALVMTGYVPDRTTDRDIRLLAERMEVSQTDEIAQLEKWLRDRAEPIRDPDAAHDAHADMPGLLSDDELAQLEAAKGSEFERLFLEFMITHHEGAIQMVADLNEAGGGQETEIGLFARHVEADQGIEIARMQQLLAQYD